The Pseudodesulfovibrio sp. S3 nucleotide sequence TACCCTTTCCGGGGATGCTTTCCACCCATACCTGACCGTCATGGAGTTCAACGATCTTGCGGCAGATGGAAAGACCGATGCCCAATCCCCTGGGCTTTTCGGTCATCAAATCACCGGCCTGATAAAATTCGTCAAAGACCTTTCGGGCATTCTCGGGACTCAACCCCGGCCCGGTATCCCTCACCTCCACCACGATCTCGCCGTTACCGGCCTCTGCCCTCACCAGGATACCGCCGGCACCGGTGAAAACCATGGCGTTGGAAAGGTAGTGCCGCAACACGAGGGCGATCTGGCTTCTGTCGACAAGGACGATCAGCGGTTCATCAGGGGTCTCGACCCGCAGGGAAAGCCCCTTGCATTCGATTCCCGCTCGCATCTCATCAGCGATCTGGGTGACAACGGAGCCGACATCCAGCGGCTCCCGCTCTCCGGCGGCATCCTTTTGGATCAACGAGATCAAGGTGATGATATTGCCGATCATCCCCTCCATGCACTCGCCCTGAGTCGACACGGTCTCCAACGCAGATTGAACTGCAATCAGAGTTGCCCCGTCCCCATCCGCGGATTCCGAAAGCCCGGATATGGATCCGATTTTTTTCAGGCTGAGCTTTGCAAAACCGATTATGGAGGTCAACGGAGTCCGCAATTCATGGGACAAATTGGCTATGAGCGACGTTTTGATCGCATCCATCGTCCTCAATTCGTCAACCGCCTGCTGCAACTTCTCACGGGACTGCTGGATTCTGTAAGACATGCCCTCGATATCCCGGCTCAAATCGCCGAATTCGTCACCGTCACCCACGGGAATGGAAATTCCCATCTCCCCCATCGCTATCTGCTCGGTGGCATTCTGGAGCAGATTGACCGGCTTCACGATCAGCTTGTGCAACACGAAACCAATAATCAAAACAAGGACCATACAGGTTATCGCCCCGATGATGGCAACGGTCAGCCAGATGTGCCGCACTCTGGCGTGGAGAAAATCGCCTTTGATGAGTATGAAGACGCTCCAATTCCAGGGCTCGAAATAGTGTGCCACGAAGCCCTCGCTGCTCGAGACATGACCGTGAACCGTCTCTGTCGAGTGCTTCATCTTCTCCAGTGTTTCATCCCAGGCTGGAGGCAAACGATCGGGCATCTCTCCAGTCGTGCACAAGATGATGTCCCTGTTCCCATCGATGATAAACAGATGTCCGGGCCAAATGAGATTGAGTTCAGCGGCAGCGGCCAACGCCTCCTGCTGGTAGCCAGCCACAAATGAGGGCACGTTATCCAAATAATTGTCCTTGAGCAGTCGGGCCCTGGCTGCCAGATCCTGAGTCACATAGGCGTCGAGGACACCCTGGCTATAGCGAAAAATTGCTTCATGTGTGGCCTCAGTGGCATAGCTGATCACCATCCATCCGGTGAGAAAAAGCGACAGGACCACTGCAGGAAGCATGGCGCACGTTATTTTTCGCCGCAACCGCATCTTACCGCCACACATGCTCCCCGGCCAGTTCCAGATACTGACTGGGAATGACGATGTTCAATTCGATCGCCGTGGTGAGGTTGATACCCATGTCAAAGCTGTCCGGCGGAACCGGGGGAATATTTCCAGGCGCTGTTCCCGTTAAAATCCTATCCACCATAGACGCCACCTGCCTGCCGCCCTTGCCGTTTTCGGGACCGATGAAAAGAAGCCCTCCGCCCTTGCAGCAGTTCTCAGTGTGGCAGAGCCCCACCGGGACAGTGGTATCCAGCAACAGCCGGGAGAATTCCGCTGTTTCCCCAAGTGGTCCGGGCACGATCCACCAATAATCAACTTCAGAGGAAAGTGCGGCAATGCCCTCACTGGCCTCTGCCAACATGGACTCCAACCCTTCCGGTATGGGACGAAACTTTACCTTGTGGGATTCGAATCGAATCCTGCCGTCCTCGTCGGCAATGGCACTCATTGCATTCACCTCGGCCACAGCGGCCGGATAGTCTGAATGCACGACGCCTACACGCACCGGGCGGCCCGGAAAAGGTTGCGTCAGAAGGCTTTTGGCAAGATCCATCTTGGCACGGTGCATGAGGGAGAAAACGAGCCCCGTCACATTGGTCCCGGTCGGTTTACCCACTTCCTTGATCAACCCTGCCCCCACCGGGTCCGACACCACGCAGAAGACCAACGGAATATCCGTCCCGTCAAGAGCCTCATGGGCGGCCACCGAGGCCAGTGTCGCGAAAGAGACAACGATATCCGGTTTATGACGGGACAAATATTCCGCAAGCCCGGTCTTGATGCGTTCTGAATCTCCCTGGCCCTTGATGGTGTCAATGGCGACATCCTTGCCCACACCGTAGCCGAGGTGCTCAAGACCTTCGACAAAAGCCCTCTCGTGTTCGAGAACCGCCGGAACAGGCATGGTCTCGACCATCAGAATCCGCACCGGTTCGGCAAAGGACAATCCGGCATGAAACAGACATGCCACGGCGAAACAAACAGTTACAATCATCTTGCGACACAACATATGTTCTTTTTCCCTTATTAGTATTTAAATTTAGCACATCACGGCACAAACACACTATTATATAATATGATATTAACGGCCTGTGTCTTTTTTGAAACAGTGTCCAGACGGTATCAAAACACTGTCTTTTGTGATAATGATAACTGCAAACTCGACAAAGGCACAACGACAGACCGAACCGATAACTGGCAACCACACGGAGGCAACACCATGAAAAAAGGGAAAAAGACATTGACCGGAGCTTTTGGCTGCCCGGTCGGGAATGACCTGAATACGACTACCGCCGGTCCCCGTGGCCCGGCCCTGATGCAGGACGTCCACCTCCTCGAAAAACTGGCGCATTTCGACCGCGAGCGCATCCCGGAACGGGTGGTCCATGCCAAGGGTGCAGGCGCATACGGCTATTTCGAAGTCACTGCCGATGTGACGAAATACACCAAGGCCGCGTTTCTCTCCAAGGTGGGGAAAAAGACCGATGTCTTTGCCCGTTTTTCCACTGTGGGCGGAGAAAAGGGCAGTGCCGACGCCGAACGCGACCCGCGCGGGTTTGCCGTCAAGTTCTACACCGAGGAAGGCAACTACGACATGACCGGCAACAACACCCCGGTCTTCTTCATTCGCGACCCGCTCAAGTTCCCGGATTTCATCCACACCCAGAAGCGCGACCCGGCCACCAATCTGAAAAGCCCCACCATGGCCTGGGATTTCTGGTCGCTGACGCCGGAATCCATCCATCAGGTGACCATCCTCTTCTCGGATCGGGGGACTCCCGCGACCTACCGCAACATGAACGGCTATTCCAGCCACACCTACAAATGGTACAACGCCAAGGGCGAGTATTACTGGGTGCAATATCACTTCAAGACCGACCAGGGGATAAAGAACCTGACCGGTCCCGAAGCTGCGGAAATGTGCGGGAAAAATCCTGACCACGCAACAGAAGACCTGTACAAGGCCATAGAGGCCGGGGACTATCCGTCATGGACCCTTGAGATGCAGATTCTCAGCCCGGAACAGGCCAAGGACTTTGGTTGGGACATCTTCGACATCACCAAAGTCTGGCCGCACAAAGAGGTTCCGCCCATCACCGTGGGCAAGCTGGTGCTCAACAGGAATCCTGAAAACTACTTCGCCGAGGTGGAACAGGCGGCGTTCAATCCCAGCAGCCTCGTGCCCGGCATCGGGGTCTCGCCCGACAAGATGCTGCAGGGCCGCCTGTTCTCGTACCACGACACGCACCTGCACCGTCTCGGGCCGAACTACCACCTCATTCCGGTCAACCAGGCCAAACACGCGCGGGAAAACAGTTACCAGCGGGACGCGGCCATGCGCGTGGACGGCAACGGCGGCGGTGGCCCGAACTACTGGCCCAACAGTTTCGACGGCCCTGCGCCCGACAACGTTTCCAACGAGCCGGGCATCCCCCTGGACGGCGAAGGCGACCGTCATGTCTACGGACACAAGAACGACGACTTTGTCCAGCCCGGCAACCTGTACCGCCAAGTCATGACGGAACAGGACCGCGCCAACCTGATCAGCAACATCCTGGGCAGCATGAAGAGTGTGCCTGCACCTATACAACTCAGGCAGTGCGCCATCTTCTACCTGGCAGACAAGGACTACGGCACCAGGGTTGCAAAGGGCCTCGGCCTCAAAATCAAGGAAGTCGAAAAACTGGCAGCCATGACGCAGGATGAGCGGGTGGCCGCAACCCCGATGAAATAACCCCTGCCCAAACAAAACCCGATAGGCCGCTCTCTGGAGCGGCCTTTTTCATTGCCCTTCCAGATCGGTGACGCGAGGAACTTCTTTTCCGCCTTCGGGCAAAAGAACCGGATACACGAACGCATTTCAGACGGCAACAATCCGAATCTCTTACCCCTCTTGACTGATCGAGTGGATTCATCTAAATCCATAAAGTGTTACTATTTGTCTTTTCGTGTCAATTTTAATCAACCTATCTTGTAAACGTATCTTTCAACGGGTGTATAAATGAAAAATATTATCCGATGTTTCCTTTTCATACTGGCCCTTGGAGCCCCTGCCATGGCACAGACCGGCACCAACAGCATTGTTGACGGTTCCGGGCGCACGGTCTCCGTCCCGCAAGAGGTCGAACATGTCATCTGCTCCGGCCCCGGCAGCCTGCGGCTGCTGACCTATCTCCAGGCGCAGTCCATGATCGTGGCCGTAGATGATATCGAGACGCGCAAGATTACCTTTGACGCCCGCCCATACGCCCTGGCCAATCCGCAATTCAAATCCCTGCCTATTTTCGGCGAATTTCGCGGGCACGACAATCCCGAGTTGATCCTGACCCTGGAACCGCAACCCCAGGTAATCCTGAAGACCTACGGCAAAATGGGTTACAACCCCAAAGAGTTGCAGCAAAAAACAGGCATACCCGTGGTGGAGCTCAATTACGGAAACCTCGGCGAACAGCGGCCCCAACTCTATC carries:
- a CDS encoding ABC transporter substrate-binding protein, with protein sequence MACLFHAGLSFAEPVRILMVETMPVPAVLEHERAFVEGLEHLGYGVGKDVAIDTIKGQGDSERIKTGLAEYLSRHKPDIVVSFATLASVAAHEALDGTDIPLVFCVVSDPVGAGLIKEVGKPTGTNVTGLVFSLMHRAKMDLAKSLLTQPFPGRPVRVGVVHSDYPAAVAEVNAMSAIADEDGRIRFESHKVKFRPIPEGLESMLAEASEGIAALSSEVDYWWIVPGPLGETAEFSRLLLDTTVPVGLCHTENCCKGGGLLFIGPENGKGGRQVASMVDRILTGTAPGNIPPVPPDSFDMGINLTTAIELNIVIPSQYLELAGEHVWR
- a CDS encoding catalase, whose translation is MKKGKKTLTGAFGCPVGNDLNTTTAGPRGPALMQDVHLLEKLAHFDRERIPERVVHAKGAGAYGYFEVTADVTKYTKAAFLSKVGKKTDVFARFSTVGGEKGSADAERDPRGFAVKFYTEEGNYDMTGNNTPVFFIRDPLKFPDFIHTQKRDPATNLKSPTMAWDFWSLTPESIHQVTILFSDRGTPATYRNMNGYSSHTYKWYNAKGEYYWVQYHFKTDQGIKNLTGPEAAEMCGKNPDHATEDLYKAIEAGDYPSWTLEMQILSPEQAKDFGWDIFDITKVWPHKEVPPITVGKLVLNRNPENYFAEVEQAAFNPSSLVPGIGVSPDKMLQGRLFSYHDTHLHRLGPNYHLIPVNQAKHARENSYQRDAAMRVDGNGGGGPNYWPNSFDGPAPDNVSNEPGIPLDGEGDRHVYGHKNDDFVQPGNLYRQVMTEQDRANLISNILGSMKSVPAPIQLRQCAIFYLADKDYGTRVAKGLGLKIKEVEKLAAMTQDERVAATPMK
- a CDS encoding HAMP domain-containing sensor histidine kinase, with amino-acid sequence MLPAVVLSLFLTGWMVISYATEATHEAIFRYSQGVLDAYVTQDLAARARLLKDNYLDNVPSFVAGYQQEALAAAAELNLIWPGHLFIIDGNRDIILCTTGEMPDRLPPAWDETLEKMKHSTETVHGHVSSSEGFVAHYFEPWNWSVFILIKGDFLHARVRHIWLTVAIIGAITCMVLVLIIGFVLHKLIVKPVNLLQNATEQIAMGEMGISIPVGDGDEFGDLSRDIEGMSYRIQQSREKLQQAVDELRTMDAIKTSLIANLSHELRTPLTSIIGFAKLSLKKIGSISGLSESADGDGATLIAVQSALETVSTQGECMEGMIGNIITLISLIQKDAAGEREPLDVGSVVTQIADEMRAGIECKGLSLRVETPDEPLIVLVDRSQIALVLRHYLSNAMVFTGAGGILVRAEAGNGEIVVEVRDTGPGLSPENARKVFDEFYQAGDLMTEKPRGLGIGLSICRKIVELHDGQVWVESIPGKGSSFFFSLPTR